The proteins below come from a single Burkholderia humptydooensis genomic window:
- a CDS encoding FkbM family methyltransferase produces the protein MITSYAQNFEDVMLWRALAHVEHGFYIDIGAQDPRIDSVSLLFYEHGWRGIHVEPTPRYADALRQRRPDETVIQAAVANQNDVLRFYEIPGTGISTADPNIAAQHRERGFEPREIVVPCTTLESIFELGAGRDIHWLKIDVEGFERQVLESWNGASARPWIVVVESTWPMTQIERHREWESALVGLGYCAVYFDGLNRYYVSEQHGELKQAFHAPPNVFDDFALSGESNAPFHRQIVERDQAALDAAKAELQQIDEDSRARIRALNDELESAAARSAEQARAALEQRVADEQAFRQQEQQWAARDRERSYEHALLRTKLEDTLKSSVLREQDARRQLLDASAKADAALAAQASAHAEREREWQAARVEHERRFADAMQTAQSEIRAHSEALRQRDAQTEDKLAQQALSLRKEAEAERARLAAVHGVDLAELRRAQREERDGHRERERLLLQQIEAAALDAQARGEELATLVTQHAVFVRDLEREKTTLVQHYENLLRESDGQRIRREQQAASDLSFLQSRLERRNGEYDELSSKYEAEAEAHARHAHALAERNAEYLWEGYRLGRAEKARGWFARAFSFAGHGPKLDVRYFAPSTEAKRDAASAKHRVDRMKMLKINFQPEFVVREDGKYNLDDFLSLHDRNFVRAAYLALLNREPDEYGERHYLSRVRAGVSKIQILSDIQKSKEARKRGAKIAHLKGAMFVNKLFGIPVIGGLVQGTCFFFSVNRHLKDLRALENHLIRMGEEMQQHYQGYVESSIKSQGTGSGK, from the coding sequence ATGATTACTTCTTACGCACAAAATTTCGAGGACGTGATGTTGTGGCGCGCGCTCGCGCATGTCGAGCACGGCTTCTACATCGATATCGGCGCGCAGGATCCGCGCATCGATTCCGTCAGCCTCCTTTTCTACGAGCACGGCTGGCGCGGCATCCACGTCGAGCCTACGCCCCGCTATGCCGATGCGCTGCGGCAGCGTCGGCCGGACGAGACCGTGATCCAGGCGGCCGTCGCGAACCAGAACGACGTTTTACGGTTTTATGAAATACCGGGAACCGGCATTTCGACCGCAGACCCGAACATCGCCGCCCAGCATCGCGAGCGCGGCTTCGAGCCGCGCGAAATCGTCGTGCCGTGCACGACGCTCGAATCGATCTTCGAACTGGGCGCGGGCCGCGACATCCATTGGCTGAAGATCGACGTCGAAGGATTCGAGCGGCAGGTGCTCGAGAGCTGGAACGGCGCGAGCGCCCGCCCGTGGATCGTCGTCGTCGAAAGCACGTGGCCGATGACGCAGATCGAGCGTCATCGCGAATGGGAATCGGCGCTCGTCGGGCTTGGGTATTGCGCGGTCTATTTTGACGGCCTAAATAGATACTATGTTTCGGAGCAGCACGGCGAGCTCAAGCAGGCGTTTCATGCGCCGCCGAACGTGTTCGACGATTTCGCGCTGAGCGGCGAATCGAATGCGCCATTTCACCGCCAAATCGTCGAGCGCGATCAGGCGGCGCTCGATGCGGCCAAGGCCGAATTGCAGCAGATCGACGAGGACAGCCGGGCGCGCATTCGCGCGCTGAACGACGAGCTCGAGTCGGCCGCCGCGCGCAGCGCCGAACAGGCGCGCGCTGCGCTGGAACAGAGGGTGGCGGACGAACAGGCATTCCGTCAGCAGGAGCAGCAATGGGCGGCTCGCGACCGGGAGCGATCGTACGAGCATGCCTTACTCCGGACAAAATTGGAGGATACGCTCAAGAGTTCGGTGCTGCGCGAGCAGGATGCGCGGCGGCAATTGCTCGATGCGTCCGCGAAGGCCGACGCGGCACTTGCGGCGCAGGCGAGCGCGCATGCGGAGCGTGAGCGCGAATGGCAGGCGGCGCGCGTCGAGCACGAGCGCCGTTTCGCGGATGCGATGCAGACTGCGCAGAGCGAGATTCGCGCACATTCGGAAGCGCTGCGGCAACGCGACGCGCAAACCGAGGACAAGCTTGCGCAGCAAGCGCTTTCGCTGCGTAAGGAAGCGGAGGCGGAGCGGGCGCGGCTCGCGGCGGTTCACGGCGTGGACCTTGCGGAGTTGCGCCGCGCGCAGCGCGAGGAGCGCGACGGACATCGCGAACGCGAGCGGCTGCTGTTGCAGCAGATCGAGGCGGCTGCTCTCGACGCGCAGGCGCGCGGCGAGGAACTCGCGACGCTCGTGACGCAGCACGCAGTCTTCGTGCGCGATCTGGAGCGCGAAAAAACAACATTGGTTCAACACTACGAGAATTTGCTGCGAGAATCCGACGGGCAGCGGATTCGTCGCGAGCAGCAGGCGGCAAGCGATTTATCTTTCTTGCAGTCGCGGCTCGAGCGGCGCAATGGCGAATACGACGAGCTGAGCTCGAAGTACGAGGCCGAAGCCGAAGCCCATGCGCGTCACGCTCATGCGCTCGCCGAGCGGAACGCGGAGTACCTGTGGGAAGGATATCGCCTCGGGCGCGCGGAGAAGGCGCGGGGCTGGTTTGCGAGAGCGTTTTCGTTCGCGGGCCACGGCCCGAAGCTCGACGTGCGCTATTTCGCGCCGTCGACCGAAGCGAAGCGCGACGCGGCTTCAGCGAAACATCGTGTGGATCGCATGAAAATGTTGAAAATCAATTTCCAGCCGGAATTCGTCGTTCGGGAAGACGGAAAGTACAACCTCGACGATTTTCTTTCGCTGCACGACAGGAATTTCGTGCGCGCCGCGTATCTCGCGCTATTGAACCGCGAGCCGGACGAATACGGCGAGCGGCATTATCTGAGCCGCGTCCGGGCGGGCGTGAGCAAGATCCAGATCCTGTCGGACATCCAGAAATCGAAAGAGGCCCGCAAGCGCGGCGCGAAGATCGCTCACCTGAAGGGCGCGATGTTCGTGAACAAGCTGTTCGGCATTCCCGTGATCGGCGGCCTGGTTCAGGGCACCTGTTTCTTTTTCAGCGTGAATCGTCACCTGAAGGATCTCCGGGCGCTCGAAAATCATTTGATCCGGATGGGAGAGGAGATGCAGCAGCACTATCAGGGCTACGTGGAGTCGTCGATCAAATCGCAAGGCACGGGGAGCGGCAAATGA
- a CDS encoding glycosyltransferase: protein MKILTLSTYPVGTPAHGGQHRVANIVRVLRAAGHQVQSAGVLGSEQYASEPTFCDFPGYEKLQKYVQDPGLLEDFAIGRLYVQDDDAYQSLANKIDSNPDVILIENPWLFDFAKRFVSQRKLRETRLIYSSENIEHELRYEIIVQYLMSVERATTARDLILETELKVLREAHGVCAVSQEDLEWMQRHTQAKCILAQNGVARRTTTDEGLEQANRITQHRKIVLFCASAHPPNMTGFFEMFGEGVGCIAPDELLVLVGSAGPAIMSDPRFHRIAGLGRATVSVGVVSEECLQGLLTLAHAIILPITHGGGTNLKTAEALWAGKNIVATPVAMRGFDAFTKARGVSIADDSRGFVAALRESMAAPPLRLTHDEQAARASVLWDETLRALVDYVASLAPRASSAPKPQRELQSQT from the coding sequence ATGAAGATCCTGACGCTCAGCACGTATCCCGTCGGAACGCCCGCGCACGGCGGCCAGCACCGGGTGGCGAACATCGTGCGTGTCCTTCGCGCTGCCGGACATCAGGTGCAATCTGCAGGCGTACTTGGAAGTGAGCAGTACGCGTCGGAGCCGACTTTTTGTGATTTCCCCGGATACGAGAAGTTGCAGAAATACGTTCAGGACCCGGGATTGCTGGAGGATTTTGCGATCGGGCGTCTCTATGTGCAAGATGACGATGCATATCAGTCGCTCGCAAACAAGATCGACTCGAATCCGGACGTGATTCTGATCGAGAACCCCTGGCTATTTGATTTCGCAAAGCGCTTCGTGAGCCAAAGGAAACTGCGCGAGACTCGATTGATATATAGCTCGGAGAACATCGAGCACGAGCTACGTTATGAAATTATCGTTCAATACCTGATGTCGGTTGAGCGCGCAACGACAGCGCGTGATCTGATTCTCGAAACCGAACTGAAGGTTCTTCGTGAGGCGCATGGTGTCTGTGCAGTATCGCAGGAGGATCTCGAATGGATGCAGCGGCATACGCAGGCGAAGTGCATTCTCGCGCAGAACGGCGTCGCGCGCCGCACGACGACGGACGAGGGGCTCGAGCAGGCGAACCGGATCACACAGCACCGCAAGATTGTGCTGTTCTGTGCATCGGCCCATCCGCCGAATATGACCGGTTTCTTCGAGATGTTTGGCGAGGGTGTTGGCTGTATCGCGCCGGATGAGTTACTTGTGCTCGTCGGGAGTGCCGGACCAGCGATCATGTCGGATCCGCGTTTTCACAGGATTGCTGGCCTTGGGCGTGCAACTGTATCAGTTGGCGTTGTGTCGGAAGAGTGCCTGCAGGGTCTCCTCACACTTGCGCACGCAATCATCCTGCCGATCACGCACGGCGGCGGCACCAATCTGAAGACGGCCGAGGCGTTGTGGGCGGGCAAGAACATCGTGGCGACGCCGGTCGCGATGCGCGGCTTCGATGCGTTCACGAAGGCGCGCGGCGTGTCGATCGCCGACGACAGCCGCGGCTTCGTCGCCGCGCTGCGCGAATCGATGGCGGCGCCGCCGCTGCGGCTCACGCACGACGAGCAGGCCGCGCGCGCATCGGTGCTGTGGGACGAGACGCTGCGCGCGCTCGTCGACTACGTCGCGAGCCTCGCGCCGCGCGCGTCGTCCGCGCCGAAGCCGCAGCGCGAATTGCAAAGCCAGACCTGA
- a CDS encoding glycosyltransferase family 4 protein, translating into MSQQNAPLIWMNVTTSANWNRPPVGIVRVEQALCKELEAMYGKRRFRKCVWREGQFIEWTEPAAGRSAEIDDVVDMMLPRTESFDLSRRFLYRALDLFGKQSHARGGAQGVRLDVPVGDQQYRLTPAAGDILVSIGLDWDQSYSSEFYNLRKKKGIHVITCCYDLIPVLFPQYCVGDVSSRFKEYFNFLAWGSAAVLCISEQTKKDYLELCNRIGSPIRPSHVIPLGDNVPTGDGDVGPQVQDVLRKPFILFVSTIERRKNHEILYRAYHRLCWEGHGHKLPKLVFVGMPGWGVGDLLKDIELDPLTRDLIVQLNHVTDHELMQLYKHALFCAYPSLYEGWGLPVGEALAMGKAVLSSDQGSLPEVGGDLVRYLPAWDVQAWADAMLEWCSTPAKIHEVEQRVKKAYRVRTWTGTAEVVKQVIDGIAAAGADARTVIYPGYDCSTQIGVHAGPGLKGTGNDGFLMFGPHRAMTAGNYTVKVFGTPDEQQDANLSFDFVANEGRQCLWRGEARVPRAPGDAESLVVEFDIDVKQHLDDFEVRCIDHGTQMQLTRMEITKR; encoded by the coding sequence ATGTCGCAACAGAATGCCCCACTGATTTGGATGAACGTCACGACCAGTGCGAACTGGAACCGCCCGCCCGTCGGCATCGTCCGCGTCGAGCAGGCGCTGTGCAAGGAGCTCGAGGCGATGTACGGCAAGCGTCGCTTCAGGAAGTGTGTGTGGCGCGAGGGGCAATTCATCGAGTGGACGGAGCCTGCCGCCGGGCGTTCGGCCGAGATCGACGACGTCGTCGACATGATGCTGCCGCGCACCGAATCGTTCGATCTGTCGCGCCGCTTCCTGTATCGCGCGCTCGACCTGTTCGGCAAGCAGTCGCACGCGCGCGGCGGCGCGCAGGGCGTCCGGCTCGACGTGCCGGTGGGCGACCAGCAGTATCGCCTCACGCCCGCCGCCGGAGACATCCTCGTCTCGATCGGTCTCGACTGGGATCAGTCGTATTCGTCCGAGTTCTACAACTTGCGCAAGAAGAAGGGCATCCACGTGATCACGTGCTGCTATGACCTGATTCCGGTGCTGTTTCCGCAATACTGCGTCGGCGACGTGTCGAGCCGCTTCAAGGAGTACTTCAATTTTCTCGCGTGGGGCTCGGCCGCGGTGCTGTGCATCTCCGAGCAGACGAAGAAGGACTACCTCGAGCTCTGCAACCGGATCGGCTCGCCGATCCGGCCGTCGCACGTGATTCCGCTCGGCGACAACGTGCCGACGGGCGACGGCGATGTCGGGCCGCAGGTGCAGGACGTGCTGAGAAAGCCGTTCATCCTGTTCGTGTCGACGATCGAGCGCCGCAAGAATCACGAGATCCTCTACCGCGCGTATCACCGGCTGTGCTGGGAAGGCCACGGCCACAAGCTGCCGAAGCTCGTGTTCGTCGGGATGCCGGGCTGGGGCGTCGGCGATCTGCTGAAGGACATTGAGCTCGATCCGCTGACGCGCGATCTGATCGTGCAGCTCAATCACGTGACCGATCACGAACTGATGCAGTTGTACAAGCACGCGCTCTTCTGCGCCTATCCGTCGCTGTACGAGGGCTGGGGGCTGCCTGTCGGCGAGGCGCTCGCGATGGGCAAGGCGGTGCTGAGCTCCGATCAGGGATCGCTGCCCGAGGTGGGCGGCGATCTCGTTCGCTATCTGCCCGCATGGGACGTGCAGGCGTGGGCTGACGCGATGCTCGAATGGTGTTCGACGCCCGCGAAGATCCACGAGGTCGAGCAGCGCGTGAAGAAGGCGTATCGCGTGCGCACGTGGACGGGCACGGCCGAGGTCGTGAAGCAGGTGATCGACGGCATCGCGGCGGCGGGCGCGGACGCGCGCACCGTCATCTATCCGGGCTACGACTGCAGCACGCAGATCGGCGTGCACGCCGGCCCGGGCCTGAAGGGCACGGGCAACGACGGATTCCTGATGTTCGGCCCGCACCGCGCGATGACGGCCGGCAACTATACGGTGAAGGTGTTCGGCACGCCGGACGAGCAGCAGGACGCGAATCTGTCGTTCGACTTCGTCGCGAACGAAGGCAGGCAGTGCCTCTGGCGCGGCGAAGCGCGCGTGCCGCGCGCGCCGGGCGATGCCGAGTCGCTCGTCGTCGAGTTCGACATCGACGTGAAACAGCACCTGGACGACTTCGAGGTGCGCTGCATCGATCACGGCACGCAGATGCAACTGACGAGAATGGAAATAACGAAGCGGTAG
- the gmd gene encoding GDP-mannose 4,6-dehydratase: protein MSVTAIITGITGQDGAYLAQLLLDKGYVVYGTYRRTSSVNFWRIEELGIGAHPNLHLVEYDLTDLSASIRLLQTTGATEVYNLAAQSFVGVSFDQPVTTAEITGIGPLNLLEAIRTVNPAIRFYQASTSEMFGKVQAIPQTETTPFHPRSPYGVAKLYAHWITINYRESYDIFGCSGILFNHESPLRGREFVTRKITDSIAKIRLGKLDVLELGNLDAKRDWGFAKEYVEGMWRMLQADKPDTYVLATNRTEKVRDFVDMAARAAGFRLAWEGREENEVGIDQVSGKTIVKINPKFYRPAEVDLLIGDPQKAREALGWAPATTLEQLCQMMVEADIRRNEAGFSF from the coding sequence ATGAGCGTCACTGCAATTATCACCGGCATTACCGGCCAGGACGGGGCTTATCTCGCTCAACTCCTGCTCGACAAGGGCTACGTGGTCTACGGCACCTATCGCCGCACGAGCTCGGTCAACTTCTGGCGCATCGAAGAGCTCGGCATCGGCGCTCATCCGAATCTCCATCTCGTCGAATACGATCTGACCGATCTGAGCGCGAGCATCCGCCTGTTGCAGACCACGGGCGCGACGGAAGTTTACAATCTTGCCGCGCAAAGCTTCGTCGGCGTGTCGTTCGACCAGCCCGTCACCACCGCGGAGATCACCGGCATCGGCCCGCTGAACCTGCTCGAGGCGATCCGGACCGTGAATCCGGCGATCCGCTTCTATCAGGCGAGCACGTCGGAGATGTTCGGCAAGGTGCAGGCGATCCCGCAAACGGAGACGACGCCGTTCCATCCGCGCAGCCCGTATGGCGTCGCGAAGCTCTATGCGCACTGGATCACGATCAACTACCGCGAGAGCTATGACATCTTCGGCTGCAGCGGGATTCTGTTCAATCACGAATCGCCGCTGCGCGGCCGCGAATTCGTCACGCGCAAGATCACCGACAGCATCGCGAAGATTCGCCTCGGCAAGCTCGACGTGCTCGAGCTCGGCAATCTCGACGCGAAGCGCGACTGGGGCTTTGCGAAGGAATACGTGGAAGGGATGTGGCGGATGCTGCAGGCCGACAAGCCCGACACGTACGTGCTCGCGACGAACCGGACCGAGAAGGTGCGGGATTTCGTCGACATGGCGGCGCGCGCGGCGGGCTTCAGGCTTGCATGGGAAGGCCGCGAAGAAAACGAAGTCGGGATCGACCAGGTCTCGGGCAAGACGATCGTGAAGATCAATCCGAAGTTCTATCGCCCCGCCGAAGTGGATCTGCTGATCGGCGATCCGCAGAAGGCGCGCGAAGCGCTCGGCTGGGCGCCCGCCACGACGCTGGAGCAGTTGTGCCAGATGATGGTCGAGGCCGACATCCGGCGCAATGAAGCAGGTTTTTCTTTCTGA
- a CDS encoding NAD-dependent epimerase/dehydratase family protein, translating to MAKVLITGIGGFTGRYLARRLTQSGHDVCGLVHRAGVGLEWRTHVADLLDRGQLADVFERERPDAVVHLAAIAFVAHDDVSAIYQTNVVGTRNLLDALASSSHTPRSVLLASSANVYGNTDREWIDESVPPAPANDYAVSKLSMEFVARLWRERLPIVVVRPFNYTGVGQAVNFLLPKIVSHFRSRASVLELGNLDVIRDFSDVRAVAAAYEKLIGGAFAGETFNVCSGVGYSLHDVLAMAEELTGYRPEIRVNPNFVRANEVRKLIGNSTKLRDAIGEPLAVGLRDTLAWMLERAA from the coding sequence ATGGCAAAAGTTCTGATTACCGGGATCGGCGGTTTCACCGGGCGGTATCTCGCCCGGCGGCTGACGCAGAGCGGGCATGACGTGTGCGGCCTCGTCCATCGGGCGGGTGTCGGGCTCGAATGGCGCACGCACGTCGCGGATCTGCTCGATCGCGGCCAGCTCGCGGACGTCTTCGAGCGCGAACGGCCCGATGCGGTCGTGCATCTGGCCGCGATCGCGTTCGTCGCGCACGATGACGTGAGCGCGATCTACCAGACCAACGTCGTCGGTACGCGGAACCTGCTCGATGCGCTGGCGTCGTCGTCTCACACGCCGCGCTCGGTGCTGCTCGCGAGCAGCGCCAACGTCTACGGCAACACCGATCGCGAATGGATCGACGAATCGGTGCCGCCCGCGCCCGCGAACGATTACGCGGTCAGCAAGCTGTCGATGGAGTTCGTCGCGAGGCTCTGGCGCGAACGGTTGCCGATCGTCGTCGTGCGGCCGTTCAATTACACGGGCGTCGGTCAGGCGGTGAACTTCCTGCTGCCGAAGATCGTGTCGCACTTTCGCTCGCGTGCGTCCGTGCTCGAACTCGGCAATCTCGACGTGATCCGCGATTTTTCGGACGTGCGCGCCGTCGCCGCCGCTTATGAGAAGCTCATCGGCGGCGCGTTCGCCGGCGAGACGTTCAACGTATGTTCGGGCGTCGGCTATTCGCTGCACGACGTGCTCGCGATGGCCGAGGAGCTGACGGGCTACCGGCCTGAAATCCGTGTCAATCCGAACTTCGTGCGTGCGAACGAAGTTCGCAAGCTGATCGGCAACAGCACGAAGCTGCGCGACGCGATCGGCGAGCCGCTGGCGGTCGGGTTGCGCGATACGCTCGCATGGATGCTGGAGCGCGCCGCTTGA
- a CDS encoding glycosyltransferase family 4 protein — protein MKLILAVDAIVPPLTGIGRYAWELAKHYSTPDSGLESIRYFFAGQWIGDPRVLLDGPPRGRAARRKGWWPRVSAGLRQWREQRAVRGHVFHSPNYFLPDWVEGGIVTVHDLSVFKYPETHPVERIRHFERGFASTLARAAHIITDSEAIRHEVADSFGWPLEKITSVRLGVPPEFGRRERATLAEPLAQYGLAPGAYTLCVSTLEPRKRIDALLAAYAALPAALRARYPLVLVGSEGWLSDALRQDIARGERQGWLRYLGFVPEAALPLLYAGAHAFFFPSLYEGFGLPVLEALASGVPTLTSRCSSLPEVAGGAAWLVEPGDHEALRAGIEHVMCDEPWRAAAIDRGLEVASETTWARCARRTLDVCRRVA, from the coding sequence TTGAAGCTGATCCTCGCGGTGGACGCGATCGTGCCGCCGCTGACCGGAATCGGGCGCTATGCGTGGGAGCTCGCGAAGCATTATTCGACGCCGGACAGCGGGCTTGAGTCGATTCGCTATTTCTTCGCGGGCCAGTGGATCGGCGATCCGCGGGTCTTGCTCGACGGTCCGCCACGCGGGCGCGCCGCGCGCCGCAAAGGCTGGTGGCCGCGCGTGTCGGCCGGCTTGCGGCAGTGGCGCGAGCAGCGCGCGGTCCGCGGGCACGTGTTTCATTCTCCCAATTATTTTTTGCCGGACTGGGTCGAAGGCGGTATCGTCACCGTGCACGATCTGTCGGTCTTCAAGTATCCGGAGACGCATCCGGTCGAGCGCATCCGCCACTTCGAGCGCGGCTTCGCGTCGACGCTCGCGCGCGCCGCGCACATCATCACGGATTCCGAAGCGATCCGGCACGAGGTGGCCGACAGCTTCGGCTGGCCGCTCGAGAAGATCACGTCGGTGCGTCTCGGCGTGCCGCCGGAGTTCGGGCGCCGCGAGCGCGCGACGCTTGCCGAGCCGCTCGCGCAATACGGGCTCGCGCCCGGCGCCTATACGCTGTGCGTGTCGACGCTCGAGCCGCGCAAGCGGATCGACGCGTTGCTCGCCGCCTATGCGGCGTTGCCGGCGGCGCTGCGCGCGCGCTACCCGCTCGTGCTCGTCGGCAGCGAGGGCTGGTTAAGCGATGCATTGCGGCAGGACATCGCGCGCGGCGAACGGCAAGGGTGGCTGCGCTATCTCGGCTTCGTGCCGGAGGCGGCGCTGCCGCTGCTGTACGCGGGCGCGCACGCGTTCTTCTTTCCGTCGCTCTACGAAGGATTCGGCCTGCCCGTGCTCGAGGCGCTCGCGAGCGGCGTGCCGACGCTGACGTCGCGCTGCTCGTCGCTGCCGGAAGTCGCGGGCGGCGCGGCATGGCTCGTCGAGCCGGGCGATCATGAAGCGTTGCGGGCCGGCATCGAGCACGTGATGTGCGACGAACCTTGGCGGGCGGCCGCGATCGACCGGGGGCTCGAGGTCGCGAGCGAAACGACGTGGGCGCGGTGCGCGCGCCGCACGCTCGACGTGTGCCGCCGCGTCGCGTGA